The Erpetoichthys calabaricus chromosome 5, fErpCal1.3, whole genome shotgun sequence genome has a segment encoding these proteins:
- the LOC127527836 gene encoding gastrula zinc finger protein XlCGF26.1-like, producing the protein MCVKLEDHEEIISVFKEEEECKGVTAAIKADDLNDFSIGLEFQKHETEDVFKQDTCEESPSSLQPWSTNTGRLATQDNSAELKSQLSESEEKITEGSGREGEESPGSVGINVQKNGSFSPPSFGQHSFQYIENDMKKSASGSEDLTAAFLQCSSLPATGVTQTKDIKTDRQQVEKEIQIQAGKKCCLECGKQFTHKSDLNEHMKIHTGNKTNCCHECGKSFSRRSHLQVHRRSHTGEKPHCCSECGKSFSRRSSLQRHRIIHTGEKPHCCPECGKSFSSRSYLQNHRISHTGEKPHCCLECGESFSSRSYLQNHRRIHTGEKPHCCPECGTLFSSRRNLQNHIKIHTGDKPHCCPECGKSFLRRSSLQIHRRIHTGEKPHCCPECGTLFSCRRNLQNHIRIHTGEKPHCCPECGKSFLWRSSLQNHRRSHTGEKTHCCTECGKSFSRRSNLQTHRRIHTGEKPHCCPECGKSFTIRSSLQIHRKIHIGEKPHCCPECGKSFLRRCSLQNHRRSHTGDKPHCCPECGKSFSRRSDLQNHRRSHTGEKPHCCPECGKSFSRRSDLQRHRKIHIGEKPHCCPECGKSFLRRCSLQNHRRSHTGDKPHYCSGCAEQFSDKCIFQRHTEIDIGEKPYCCSQCGKRF; encoded by the exons ATGTGTGTGAAGCTGGAGGATCACGAagaaataatttcagtttttaaagaggaggaggagtgcaagGGGGTGACTGCTGCCATTAAAGCTGATGATTTAAATGATTTCTCCATTGGTCTTGAATTTCAAAAGCATGAAACTGAGGATGTTTTCAAGCAAGATACCTGTGAAGAATCTCCATCCAGTTTACAGCCCTGGTCCACTAATACGGGACGACTGGCTACGCAGGACAATTCTGCAGAGCTGAAATCACAGTTATCAGAGTCTGAAGAGAAAATCACCGAGGGAAGtggaagagaaggagaagagtcacctgggagtgttggaataa aTGTACAGAAGAATGGCAGCTTCTCTCCACCTTCATTTGGTCAGCACTCTTTTCAATACATAGAGAATGATATGAAGAAATCAGCAAGTGGATCAGAGGACCTGACAGCAGCCTTTTTGCAGTGCAGTTCTCTCCCTGCTACTGGAGTAACACAGACAAAAGACATCAAAACTGATCGACagcaagtggagaaagaaatccaaattcaagctggaaaaaaatgttgtttggaatgtggcaaacaattcacacacAAAAGTGATCTTAATGAACACATGAAGATTCACactggaaataaaacaaattgttgCCATGAATGTGGTAAGTCATTCTCAAGGAGAAGCCATCTTCAGGTGCACAGAAGaagccacacaggagaaaaacctcattgttgttcagaatgtggtaagtcgttctcaaggagaagcagtcttcagagacacagaataatccacacaggagaaaaacctcattgctgtccagaatgtggtaagtcgttctcaagCAGAAGTTATCTTCAGAACCACAGAATaagccacacaggagaaaaacctcattgttgtctagAATGTGGTGAGTCGTTCTCAAGCAGAAGCTatcttcagaaccacagaagaatacacactggagaaaaacctcattgctgtccagaatgtggtacgTTGTTCTCAAGCCGAAGAAATCTTCAGAACCACATAAAAATCCACACAGGAGataaacctcattgttgtccagaatgtggtaagtcattcTTAAGGAGAAGCAGTCTTCAGATACACAGAAGAATACACACTGgggaaaaacctcattgctgtccagaatgtggtacgTTGTTCTCATGCAGAAGAAATCTTCAGAACCAcataagaattcacacaggggaaaaacctcattgttgtccagaatgtggtaagtcgttcttatggagaagcagtcttcagaaccacagaagaagccacacaggagaaaaaactCATTGTTGtacagaatgtggtaagtcattcTCAAGGAGAAGCAATCTTCAAActcacagaagaatccacacaggagaaaaacctcattgttgtccagaatgtggtaagtcgttcacAATAAGAAGCAGTCTTCAGATCCACAGAAAAATTCACataggagaaaaacctcattgttgtccagaatgtggtaagtcgttcttaAGGAGATGCAGtcttcagaaccacagaagaaGCCATACAGGAGataaacctcattgttgtccagaatgtggtaagtctttCTCACGGAGAAGCGatcttcagaaccacagaagaagccacacaggagaaaaacctcattgttgtccagaatgtggtaagtctttCTCAAGGAGAAGcgatcttcagaggcacagaaaaattcacataggagaaaaacctcattgttgtccagaatgtggtaagtcgttcttaAGGAGATGCAGtcttcagaaccacagaagaaGCCACACAGGAGATAAACCTCATTATTGTTCAGGATGTGCCGAACAATTTTCTGACAAATGCATTTTTCAAAGGCACACAGAAATTGATattggagagaagccatattgctgttctcaaTGTGGAAAAAGGTTTTAA